The region CGTAAATCACGAGCCTGCAGCTACCTCAGAGGCCTCAGCTAAAGCACGCGGTACGCTCATAGGACAGGGAGCAAAGGCTCTTGTGTGCGTGATAAAAGGAGTCAGTCCGCAAATTTCAACCGCAATCAAAGAAAGCTCTACAACGGAACAAACACGTCCAAGTAGTTCTCTTAAAAACACAAAACATTATGTTTTAGCGGTTCTTCCTGCGGATTATAAAGCAAATTTAGAGGCTATTACTTGCGAATTTGACGGCACTAAAACCTCTTTGGCAAGTCCTGCCGAAGTTAGCGAACTTACAGATTGCGTTATCGGCTCGGTTCCGCCCTTTAGTTTTCATGAAAGACTTGAGCTGATCGTTGATAGCAGGCTGTTTGAAAGGTTTGACGAGATAG is a window of Campylobacter sp. CCUG 57310 DNA encoding:
- a CDS encoding YbaK/EbsC family protein, which translates into the protein MSEQILNKIITLLNENKADFRVVNHEPAATSEASAKARGTLIGQGAKALVCVIKGVSPQISTAIKESSTTEQTRPSSSLKNTKHYVLAVLPADYKANLEAITCEFDGTKTSLASPAEVSELTDCVIGSVPPFSFHERLELIVDSRLFERFDEIAFNAGLLDRSIILNTKDYKRIVKPRIVNFATI